The Paramisgurnus dabryanus chromosome 3, PD_genome_1.1, whole genome shotgun sequence genome includes a window with the following:
- the aanat2 gene encoding arylalkylamine N-acetyltransferase 2, with protein MMPPQVASSPFLKPFFLKTPLNVDSHRRQRRHTLPASEFRTLTPQDAISVFEIEREAFVSVSGECPLTLDEVLSFLGQCPELSMGWFEEGQLMAFIIGSGWDKEKLEQEALTKHVPNSPTIHIHVLSVHRHCRQQGKGSILLWRYLQYLRCLPGLRRALLVCEEFLVPFYRKAGFKEKGPSAITVGALTFTEMEHQLGGQAYARRNSGC; from the exons ATGATGCCTCCGCAGGTTGCCAGTTCACCGTTCCTGAAGCCTTTCTTTCTGAAGACCCCACTGAACGTCGACAGCCATCGGCGTCAGCGGCGACACACATTACCTGCCAGTGAATTTCGTACTCTCACCCCGCAGGATGCCATCAGTGTGTTTGAAATAGAGAGAGAAG CCTTCGTCTCTGTTTCGGGAGAATGTCCACTCACCCTCGATGAGGTGCTTAGTTTCCTGGGCCAGTGTCCTGAGCTATCGATGGGATGGTTTGAAGAGGGTCAGTTGATGGCTTTTATCATCGGGTCCGGCTGGGACAAAGAGAAATTAGAACAA GAGGCTTTGACTAAACACGTCCCCAATAGTCCAACGATACACATCCATGTTTTGTCTGTGCACCGTCACTGTCGGCAGCAGGGCAAGGGATCCATCTTGCTTTGGCGATATCTACAGTACCTGCGCTGTCTCCCGGGTCTGCGCAGGGCCCTGCTGGTCTGCGAGGAGTTCCTGGTGCCCTTTTACAGGAAAGCGGGCTTTAAGGAGAAGGGTCCTTCTGCCATCACTGTAGGGGCTTTAACCTTTACAGAGATGGAGCATCAACTTGGAGGCCAAGCATATGCACGAAGGAACAGTGGGTGTTAG